A genomic window from Fusarium oxysporum Fo47 chromosome VIII, complete sequence includes:
- a CDS encoding RTA1 like protein-domain-containing protein produces the protein MATFDRNLCTLATCSVEKFGWYHYVPNLGANAFYLAVFAIFAIIQLYLAIRYRVWGTFALGLVLGCVTEAIGYAGRVMQARGDGIFKKKYFVIQLVCLTIAPALISAPIYLSLGRVVKAYGRQFSLMSPRTYAVIFICSDVVSLILQAMGGGLAATGKTQKKVDTGVHILVAGLAYQVLSLAVFIGLATHLWSRVRRMGTKDANPRFTELRASRQLKSFIWALSIATITITIRCIYRVVELSGGFKSEAANDEPSLMVLDGPMIMAALLALTVCHPGPLFFGDWKRLGQDSGYPEIGEEIEQVKQDVELLAG, from the exons ATGGCGACATTCGACCGCAATCTTTGCACTCTGGCTACTTGTAGCGTGGAGAAGTTCGGCTGGTACCACTACGTTCCCAATCTTGGAGCCAACGCCTTTTATCTCGCCGTCTTTGCCATCTTCGCCATTATTCAGCTCTACTTGGCTATTAGATACAGGGTTTGGGGCACTTTTGCTCTTGGACTTGTGCTCGGTTGCGTTACAGAGGCGATTGGCTATGCTGGtcgcgttatgcaggccCGAGGGGATGGTATTTTCAAGAAAAA ATACTTTGTGATCCAGCTCGTATGCCTTACCATCGCGCCCGCTCTCATCTCTGCTCCGATTTATCTCTCCCTCGGCCGAGTCGTCAAAGCATACGGAAGACAGTTCTCTCTCATGTCACCCAGAACATATGCAGTCATTTTCATCTGCTCTGATGTTGTCTCGCTGATCCTCCAAGCTATGGGTGGAGGTCTTGCCGCTACTGGAAAGACACAGAAGAAGGTCGACACTGGCGTGCACATTCTGGTAGCAGGATTGGCCTATCAAGTGCTTTCCTTGGCTGTCTTCATTGGTCTGGCGACTCATCTTTGGTCTCGCGTCCGCCGCATGGGCACTAAAGACGCTAACCCCCGATTTACCGAACTACGAGCTTCTCGACAGTTGAAGTCATTTATCTGGG CTTTGAGCATTGctaccatcaccatcacaatCCGTTGCATCTATCGTGTAGTTGAGCTCTCTGGTGGCTTCAAGTCTGAGGCTGCCAACGATGAACCTTCTCTCATGGTCCTTGATGGTCCCATGATCATGGCAGCCCTCCTTGCACTGACCGTCTGCCACCCAGGACCCCTGTTTTTTGGAGACTGGAAGCGACTGGGTCAGGACTCTGGATATCCTGAAATCGGCGAGGAGATTGAGCAGGTCAAGCAGGATGTTGAGC TGCTGGCTGgctaa